The following are encoded in a window of Panicum virgatum strain AP13 chromosome 5N, P.virgatum_v5, whole genome shotgun sequence genomic DNA:
- the LOC120676737 gene encoding cytochrome P450 94B3-like has protein sequence MELSLTPPLALQLLLLLLLPLLPLFSFLLRRDPKKQPRAHGLKAYPLLGTLPHFVKNQDRFLEWCTDVIKRDPTHTMSFKALGFTGGAITANPANVEHILKTNFANYPKGEATVSMIEDFLGRGIFNSDGEQWLWQRKAASYEFSKRSLRSFVVDAVRFEVVERLLPLLDRARQDGRTLDVQDVLERFAFDNICRVAFGEDPACLAEESMAAPQSAQFMRAFNDAQSAITARFLSPFRSLWRLKRLLNMEPERRVSEALRTIHGYADRIVRERRERGDAGLAARDDFLSRFAASGEHSDESLRAVVTNFLLAGRDTTSSALSWFFWLVSTRPDVEGRIVREIAAVRASGPGSTRAGAATFSFDELRDMHYLHAAISESMRLYPPVAMDSHSCKEDDLLPDGTFVGRGWLATYSAYAMARVEDVWGKDCEEFRPERWLGEDGAFRPESPFKYPVFHAGPRMCLGKEMAYIQMKSIVACVFERFGLQFVGGEEPPGLVLSFTLRMEGGLPMKVIERSVI, from the coding sequence ATGGAACTTTCCCTGACACCACCCCTTGCTCtccagctcctgctcctgctcctcctacCCCTCCTCCCTCTGTTCAGTTTTCTCCTGCGCCGGGACCCCAAAAAGCAGCCTCGTGCTCATGGCCTCAAGGCCTACCCGCTCCTCGGCACACTCCCGCACTTCGTCAAGAACCAGGACCGCTTCCTCGAATGGTGCACCGACGTCATCAAGCGCGACCCCACGCACACCATGTCCTTCAAGGCGCTCGGCTTCACCGGCGGCGCCATCACCGCCAACCCGGCCAACGTCGAGCACATCCTCAAGACCAACTTCGCCAACTACCCCAAGGGCGAGGCCACGGTGTCCATGATCGAGGACTTCCTCGGGCGTGGCATCTTCAACTCCGACGGGGAACAGTGGCTGTGGCAGCGCAAGGCCGCCAGCTACGAGTTCAGCAAGCGCTCGCTGAGGAGCTTCGTCGTCGACGCCGTCCGCTTCGAGGTCGTCGAGCGGCTGCTGCCCCTGCTCGACCGGGCGCGCCAGGACGGGCGCACGCTGGACGTGCAGGACGTGCTGGAGCGCTTCGCGTTCGATAACATCTGCCGCGTGGCGTTCGGCGAGGACCCGGCGTGCCTCGCCGAGGAGAGCATGGCGGCGCCCCAGAGCGCCCAGTTCATGCGCGCCTTCAACGACGCGCAGAGCGCCATCACGGCCCGGTTCCTGTCGCCGTTCAGGTCGCTGTGGCGCCTCAAGAGGCttctcaacatggagcccgaGAGGCGGGTGAGCGAGGCGCTCCGCACCATCCACGGCTACGCCGACCGGATCGTCCGGGAGCGCCGGGAGAGAGGCGACGCCGGGCTGGCGGCCAGGGACGACTTCCTGTCGCGCTTCGCCGCgagcggcgagcacagcgacgAGAGCCTCCGGGCCGTGGTCACCAACTTCCTCCTCGCGGGGCGCGACACGACGTCGTCGGCGCTGTCCTGGTTCTTCTGGCTGGTGTCCACCCGGCCCGACGTGGAGGGCAGGATCGTGCGCGAGATCGCCGCGGTGCGGGCGTCCGGACCGGGGAGCacgcgcgccggcgcggcgacgtTCAGCTTCGACGAGCTGCGCGACATGCACTACCTCCACGCCGCCATCTCCGAGTCCATGCGGCTGTACCCGCCGGTGGCCATGGACTCGCACAGCTGCAAGGAGGACGACCTGCTGCCGGACGGCACGTTCGTCGGGAGAGGGTGGCTGGCGACCTACTCCGCGTACGCGATGGCGCGGGTGGAGGACGTGTGGGGCAAGGACTGCGAGGAGTTCAGGCCGGAGCGGTggctcggcgaggacggcgcgTTCCGGCCGGAGAGCCCGTTCAAGTACCCGGTCTTCCACGCCGGGCCGCGGATGTGCCTCGGCAAGGAGATGGCGTACATCCAGATGAAATCCATCGTGGCGTGCGTGTTCGAGAGGTTCGGCCTCCAGTTtgtcggcgg